A single region of the Schizosaccharomyces osmophilus chromosome 3, complete sequence genome encodes:
- a CDS encoding short chain dehydrogenase produces the protein MFGNLGDLCAKIAGTNVPEWSFQDIPNLHGKVAVVTGSSSGIGYVTALQLAIKGAKVYLAGRNEEKYITAIKNIQEECKDADVVFLHMDLLDFESVYQAAEVFLAKETKLDLLINNAGMMFGKYQLTKDGYERQIQTNYLSPYLFTYLLIPALRRAAEQSKPGDVRIVNVSSMGYMFAPYSGIYFPDINLPHVLGGEQTRYGQTKYANILHALALADRLEKYGIYSVSLHPGIVRTNIFQNAQGFIQGSLHKIFQLYPFNLAVLDPILGSYTTLYAATNPIISEQKLNGCFYRAVAQKSTCYRNQDPALVNELWEFTHQIFEKLHYLPSNDSFK, from the coding sequence ATGTTTGGAAATTTAGGTGATTTATGCGCAAAGATTGCTGGAACAAATGTACCAGAATGGTCATTTCAAGACATTCCTAATTTACATGGCAAAGTAGCTGTCGTAACGGGATCTTCTAGTGGAATCGGTTATGTTACTGCTTTACAATTGGCAATTAAAGGTGCAAAAGTTTATTTGGCAGGCCgcaatgaagaaaaatacattACGGCGATAAAGAATATACAAGAAGAATGCAAAGACGCCGACGTTGTCTTCTTGCATATGGATTTGcttgattttgaaagtGTCTATCAAGCTGCAGAAGTATTTTTGgcaaaggaaacaaaactgGATCTTTTAATCAATAATGCTGGTATGATGTTTGGCAAGTACCAGTTGACAAAGGATGGCTATGAAAGGCAAATTCAAACGAATTATCTATCGCCCTACTTATTCACATACCTTCTTATTCCTGCATTGCGCCGTGCTGCAGAGCAATCAAAACCTGGTGATGTGCGCATCGTGAACGTTTCCAGTATGGGCTATATGTTTGCTCCCTACAGTGGAATCTACTTTCCAGACATTAATCTTCCTCACGTTTTGGGAGGAGAACAGACACGTTATGGACAAACAAAGTATGCCAATATCCTTCATGCACTGGCTCTCGCCGATCGCCTGGAAAAATATGGTATCTACTCTGTCAGCTTACATCCGGGTATAGTGAGAACGAATATTTTTCAGAACGCTCAAGGATTTATCCAAGGATCCCTTCACAAGATCTTTCAGTTATATCCTTTTAACCTTGCGGTCCTTGATCCGATCTTGGGATCATATACCACATTATACGCTGCCACGAACCCCATCATCTCTGAACAGAAATTGAATGGATGCTTTTATCGGGCGGTTGCTCAAAAGTCAACCTGTTACCGTAACCAAGACCCTGCTCTTGTGAATGAGCTATGGGAATTTACCCaccaaatttttgagaagCTTCATTATCTCCCTTCAAACGACAGTTTCAAGtaa
- the dis1 gene encoding TOG/XMAP215 microtubule plus end tracking polymerase Dis1, translating to MDIDEFNDRILNQISEKAWKTRLTAYEELFTVFTRASDENDSSFQPWIQDPGLWKRGLCDSNVSTQECALKVLCVFLDKSQRKGISSSKLIVIPSLLEKCLPSTRPSIRDFTHQALLLLAGAGAMDAVIDGLLSSCKVKHPKQAMASIKELCLFIEKYGIPTIPPSHLYKLLPGLFAQSDKNVRQEASKLAVQVYRWVGDSLKVNLFPQLKPIQISDLESLFQSAPPLIIKPPASASNRSSISAAAKSPVLNENGSLDQKASAHLPIPNPKLGSASGNSRAMKPSLAIPHPSRSSVSPIKPSSFDAPIDILSKLTPEFYSALSSPKWKDRKEALDNLHEVCKYPCYQEGDYDELFRVIAKSLRDANVVVVGTAGQLLIAVSNALKKKEVPYVPVVFLPLFERFKERKPSLVNVLFGAANAMFEACGFNELADQALEFLGHKNPQVKTETLHWFTHCLQRMDSCPPKVSLEMLCNRCLILVNDTFEPVRTATTEVLATLMQMFGQAILSKYIVGLDPKRLQKVIELSENIQVQAHPNQPPRPKLPRVASPLKPSPVKPILSPNFTSSPLAPVQANVPEESPSRRSSPVKSLSSSLRSQAMNHRISNSALKPVPNPALIGAMKQTNEVLTPTVTKKVESNRLSTKTQPSLLMKSTIKEHVSPTSKQASVSTSNLVTITLSEKIELDLLREEKAIRQVQQTEDALERERLFREINDLQIANAELREQLDNYQGIISQKDSKLVSLQEEVNRLSNRLQEVLLELEHRQETVDENSMDIDSKEVENAIKREDEPSYPYTRKSHFGNSEEPSRSIRRSTLLPVRQSLAGSMLQKPTAYSRPSLFSTSNDHSNSFSSHSPSKSMSSWSEGTDISTHLLEQIQRMKRS from the exons ATGGATATAGACGAATTCAACGACCGGATCCTGAATCAAATTTCAGAAAAg GCATGGAAAACCAGACTCACAGCGTATGAAGAACTATTTACGGTATTTACAAGGGCATCTGATGAGAATGACTCGTCCTTTCAGCCTTGGATCCAAGACCCCGGTTTATGGAAGCGCGGACTCTGCGATAGTAATGTTTCAACTCAGGAATGCGCACTAAAAGTTCTTTGTGTATTTTTAGATAAATCCCAAAGAAAGGGTATCTCCAGTTCAAAGCTGATTGTTATCCCTTCATTACTTGAAAAATGTCTTCCTTCAACAAGACCGTCCATCAGAGACTTTACTCATCAGGcacttttacttttggcCGGCGCTGGCGCTATGGATGCAGTTATAGATGGCCTTTTGAGTAGTTGTAAAGTGAAACACCCAAAACAAGCTATGGCTTCCATTAAAGAACTCTGTctatttattgaaaaatacgGTATACCTACCATTCCTCCTTCTCATTTATATAAGCTTCTTCCTGGTTTGTTTGCTCAGTCAGATAAAAACGTACGTCAGGAAGCGTCGAAGCTTGCCGTTCAGGTTTACCGCTGGGTGGGTGATTCCCTTAAAGTAAACTTGTTTCCTCAATTAAAACCCATACAAATATCCGATCTTGAGTCGCTCTTTCAATCAGCTCCTCCTTTAATTATAAAGCCGCCTGCATCGGCTAGCAATCGTTCATCTATTTCCGCTGCTGCAAAATCTCCTGTTTTAAACGAGAATGGTTCCTTGGATCAAAAAGCATCTGCACACCTTCCTATCCCAAACCCAAAGCTGGGCAGCGCTTCTGGGAATTCCCGTGCGATGAAACCGTCTTTAGCCATTCCTCATCCGTCTCGCTCTTCTGTTTCTCCCATAAAGCCATCATCTTTTGATGCCCCAATTGACATTCTTTCTAAATTAACTCCAGAATTTTATAGTGCCTTGTCTTCGCCCAAGTGGAAGGACCGCAAAGAAGCTCTAGATAACCTTCACGAAGTATGTAAATATCCATGCTACCAAGAAGGGGATTACGATGAATTATTTCGAGTCATTGCTAAATCATTAAGAGACGCTAATGTCGTTGTGGTTGGAACCGCCGGACAATTATTGATAGCTGTCTCAAATGcgctgaagaaaaaagaagtgcCTTACGTACCTGTCGTATTTCTTCCATTATTTGAAAGGTTTAAAGAGAGAAAGCCTTCATTAGTAAACGTTCTCTTTGGCGCGGCAAATGCAATGTTCGAAGCTTGTGGTTTTAATGAGCTCGCTGATCAAGCCTTGGAATTTTTGGGGCATAAAAATCCTCAAGTAAAGACAGAAACCTTGCATTGGTTTACTCACTGTCTTCAACGTATGGACTCATGTCCTCCAAAAGTTTCTCTGGAAATGTTGTGCAATCGGTGTTTGATTCTAGTTAATGATACATTTGAACCCGTTCGAACAGCAACAACGGAGGTACTCGCTACTCTTATGCAAATGTTTGGACAAGCAATCCTATCCAAGTATATTGTCGGACTTGATCCGAAAAGGTTGCAAAAGGTGATTGAGCTTTCAGAAAATATTCAGGTACAAGCACATCCCAATCAACCTCCGAGACCGAAACTTCCTCGGGTAGCCTCTCCTTTAAAGCCATCTCCTGTGAAGCCAATTTTATCTCCCAACTTTACGTCTTCGCCTTTGGCTCCCGTGCAGGCAAATGTACCTGAAGAATCTCCGTCTCGCAGGTCTTCCCCTGTTAAGTCATTGTCTTCTAGTCTTCGTTCGCAAGCCATGAACCATAGAATAAGCAACTCTGCTCTAAAACCGGTTCCCAATCCAGCGTTGATTGGCGCGATGAAGCAGACAAACGAAGTTTTGACGCCGACAGTGACGAAAAAGGTAGAATCGAATCGCTTGTCGACAAAGACCCAGCCAAGCCTGTTGATGAAATCCACAATAAAAGAGCACGTTTCTCCAACAAGCAAGCAAGCTAGTGTAAGTACGTCGAATCTAGTGACTATTACGTTGtctgaaaaaattgagTTGGATCTTTTGAGGGAAGAGAAAGCCATCCGGCAAGTCCAGCAAACAGAGGATGCTCTGGAAAGAGAACGATTATTCCGGGAAATTAATGATCTTCAAATTGCAAATGCTGAATTACGTGAACAGCTTGATAACTACCAAGGGATTATTAGTCAAAAAGATTCGAAGCTTGTATCCTTGCAAGAAGAAGTGAATCGGCTGAGCAATCGATTGCAGGAGGTCTTGTTGGAATTAGAGCACCGGCAAGAAACTGTGGATGAGAATTCCATGGACATTGATTCCAAGGAAGTGGAAAATGCAATTAAAAGAGAAGACGAGCCAAGTTATCCCTATACTagaaaaagtcattttGGAAATTCAGAAGAACCTTCAAGAAGTATTCGGCGATCAACACTACTTCCGGTACGACAGTCGCTTGCAGGATCAATGTTACAAAAGCCCACGGCTTATTCGCGACCATCGCTTTTTTCTACTAGCAATGATCATTCTaatagtttttcttcacaTTCCCCTTCAAAAAGTATGTCATCGTGGTCCGAGGGGACAGATATCTCTACGCATTTGTTGGAACAAATTCAAAGGATGAAGCGAAGCTAA
- the pil1 gene encoding eisosome BAR domain protein Pil1: protein MQRSYSLRNARAPTASQLVNPPPPVSSARNSRSFTPFRHSMRIHQAVNFSPDLAKRLAVLVKMEKNVMTSMVQVTRGRRDAARQLSYWGEDCDDDISDVTDKLGVLFYEVAELENYLVDRHDQYRVTLKSIRNIEASVQPSREKKQKLLDQIYMLKHKDPESPRLITMEQELVREEAACLVAEAQLSNTTREKFKQAMVYNLDALHEHAEKLGLISAYGRHLLNLIDDTPVTPGEARPAYDGYETSRQIVMDAEHSLSSWVPANQAPVSFAKPQEEDVQSDARSWNEYEAQGEPVPVHQMNHLNDAQSDTSEMAENDPNMHPHVREERIARIDSNATNGHTTLQSTDQQPAVQVA from the coding sequence ATGCAGCGTTCCTACTCTTTAAGAAATGCTCGTGCCCCTACGGCATCTCAGTTGGTGAACCCACCTCCTCCTGTTTCGAGTGCTCGTAATAGCCGTTCTTTTACTCCTTTCCGTCACTCCATGCGTATTCACCAAGCTGTGAACTTCTCCCCAGATTTGGCCAAGCGTTTAGCTGTTTTGGTGAAGATGGAGAAGAACGTCATGACCAGCATGGTCCAAGTCACTCGCGGTCGTCGCGACGCTGCTCGTCAATTGTCTTACTGGGGTGAAGACTGTGACGATGACATTAGTGACGTTACCGACAAGTTGGGAGTGTTGTTTTATGAAGTTGCCGAGTTGGAGAACTACTTGGTTGATCGTCACGACCAATACCGGGTAACTTTGAAGTCCATTCGTAACATCGAGGCTTCTGTTCAACCTTCTCGTgagaagaagcaaaagcttttggaCCAAATCTACATGCTCAAGCACAAGGACCCTGAATCTCCTAGGTTGATCACAATGGAACAAGAACTTGTTCGTGAGGAAGCTGCTTGCTTGGTAGCCGAAGCTCAGCTTTCCAATACCACCCGCGAAAAGTTTAAGCAAGCCATGGTTTACAACTTGGATGCTCTCCATGAGCACGCCGAGAAGCTTGGCTTGATTTCTGCTTATGGTCGTCACCTCTTGAACTTGATCGATGATACCCCTGTTACCCCAGGTGAGGCTCGTCCTGCTTATGATGGCTATGAAACTTCTCGCCAAATTGTCATGGATGCTGAGCATTCTCTCAGCAGCTGGGTCCCCGCTAATCAAGCACCAGTGAGCTTCGCTAAGCCCCAGGAAGAAGATGTCCAAAGCGATGCTCGTTCCTGGAATGAGTACGAGGCTCAAGGTGAGCCTGTCCCAGTTCATCAAATGAATCACTTGAACGATGCTCAATCTGATACCAGTGAAATGGCTGAGAATGATCCCAACATGCATCCCCACGTTCGTGAAGAACGTATTGCTCGTATTGATTCCAATGCTACCAATGGTCACACAACTCTGCAATCTACTGACCAACAACCTGCTGTGCAAGTTGCTT